From the genome of Methanobrevibacter smithii ATCC 35061, one region includes:
- a CDS encoding right-handed parallel beta-helix repeat-containing protein: MGCVSANDLSTLGENTTVPNIIIVGDAPEVPDVPDIPDIPDFPVDPDNPDIDDQNDSDTVNLTIFNIDEYFVDGTLGVEHSNTKFVLTQNFDNLGLLKIEANNVTILGNNFTLQNVAFLINGKDVTLANFTLVNDFDFKDADGAAILTLANNTHIRDCVINYNVPRDSEGYGISAVGRRIAPISGLEVINCIINFEGHNYKANTYNYALKVSNCPNALIANNSIYTQLPLRDVNFGAVGADLNSNYVASVGIEYSNNLTFIGNIVASIVNKRPGSPFPTLDGIIIADSNDCLVKNNTLYMEDFLTFPGLNNYLYGIDVWRVNSLTLDSNNIAILTTGGMLSAGTAYPIQITGPSKKINITNNDLYSISNGPNIGIYSQNYYGDTQLYIAHNKINVTGLAGNDSWALVAGIEVQDSNDTIINNTIEVHSVAEVKDNDNMYGISYSQSTKGNHTFVIKNNTVTSDAKYAISLISAENSVIVDNLLISTRKDAKASYDAFNTKGKFYNTSYYNNRVVNAFDYYAEIYNHVDGGSEFNYTTPTNVNNLTNKVDGSKIKPWFPDFPNRNPLLPKPGDGSSVIVTPDDGDDKNPNVPDRPDGDAGYVDVPDLSGDDGGSKNPSNGTSSTDKNSNKLGVSLLDALINFLNSNTDTGDSRSNSYGGTVRTNSSTSSSDSPSLDGNPSPASSTKSSSGSNAKSAGSSAGDDSKSVKAYEIDKNIMKSNPNTIIASIILIIIVALLIFVGYKRRKLNEE, from the coding sequence ATGGGATGCGTTTCTGCAAATGATTTATCAACATTAGGTGAAAATACTACTGTGCCTAATATTATAATTGTTGGTGATGCACCAGAAGTTCCAGATGTGCCTGACATTCCAGATATTCCGGATTTTCCAGTTGATCCTGATAATCCGGACATTGATGATCAAAATGATTCTGATACAGTTAATTTGACCATATTTAACATCGATGAATATTTTGTTGACGGTACTTTGGGGGTTGAGCATTCTAATACCAAATTTGTATTAACTCAAAACTTTGATAATTTAGGTCTTTTAAAAATTGAAGCAAATAATGTAACTATTTTAGGTAATAATTTTACTTTGCAAAATGTTGCATTTTTGATTAATGGTAAAGATGTTACCTTAGCTAATTTCACATTAGTTAATGATTTTGATTTCAAAGATGCTGATGGTGCGGCAATTCTTACATTGGCCAATAATACGCATATACGTGATTGTGTTATAAATTATAATGTTCCTCGTGATAGTGAAGGTTACGGCATTTCTGCAGTTGGAAGAAGAATTGCTCCAATTAGTGGTTTGGAAGTTATTAACTGTATAATCAACTTTGAAGGCCATAATTATAAGGCAAATACCTATAATTATGCTTTAAAAGTAAGTAACTGTCCTAATGCATTAATTGCAAATAACAGTATTTATACTCAGCTTCCGTTGAGGGATGTTAATTTCGGAGCAGTTGGAGCTGATTTAAATTCTAATTATGTGGCAAGTGTAGGTATTGAGTACAGTAATAATTTAACATTTATCGGAAATATTGTTGCAAGTATTGTTAATAAAAGGCCAGGAAGTCCTTTCCCTACATTGGACGGTATAATTATTGCCGATTCAAATGATTGTCTTGTTAAAAACAATACTTTGTATATGGAAGATTTCTTAACTTTCCCAGGTCTTAATAATTATCTTTATGGTATTGATGTATGGCGTGTAAATAGTTTGACATTAGATTCTAATAATATAGCTATTTTAACTACTGGCGGAATGTTATCTGCCGGTACTGCATACCCTATACAAATTACCGGACCTTCTAAGAAGATAAATATAACTAATAATGATTTGTATTCAATATCTAACGGGCCAAACATAGGAATCTATTCACAAAATTATTATGGTGATACACAATTGTATATTGCTCATAATAAGATTAACGTGACAGGATTGGCAGGTAATGATAGCTGGGCACTTGTTGCAGGTATAGAAGTTCAGGATTCTAACGATACTATTATTAATAATACAATTGAAGTTCATAGTGTTGCGGAAGTTAAGGACAATGACAATATGTACGGTATAAGTTATTCTCAATCAACTAAAGGTAACCATACATTTGTAATTAAAAATAATACAGTTACTAGTGATGCAAAATATGCGATTTCTCTAATAAGTGCTGAGAATTCGGTTATTGTTGATAATTTATTAATATCTACTAGGAAAGATGCGAAAGCCAGTTATGATGCATTCAATACGAAAGGAAAATTTTATAATACTTCATATTATAATAATCGTGTAGTCAATGCATTTGATTATTATGCGGAAATTTACAATCATGTTGACGGAGGTTCTGAATTTAATTATACGACTCCTACCAATGTGAACAATTTGACAAATAAGGTTGATGGTTCAAAAATAAAACCATGGTTCCCTGATTTCCCTAATAGAAATCCTTTACTTCCTAAACCTGGTGACGGAAGTAGTGTTATTGTAACTCCTGACGATGGTGATGATAAAAATCCAAATGTTCCAGATAGACCTGACGGTGATGCAGGTTATGTGGATGTCCCTGATTTATCTGGTGATGATGGAGGATCAAAAAATCCGTCTAACGGCACTAGTAGTACAGATAAAAATTCTAACAAATTAGGTGTAAGTTTACTTGATGCTTTGATTAATTTCTTGAATTCAAATACAGACACTGGAGACTCAAGATCCAATTCATATGGTGGAACTGTTCGTACAAATAGCAGTACTTCATCTAGTGACAGTCCAAGCCTTGACGGAAATCCATCTCCAGCAAGTAGCACAAAATCCTCTTCAGGATCAAATGCAAAAAGTGCTGGAAGTTCTGCAGGTGATGACTCCAAATCTGTAAAAGCATATGAAATTGATAAAAATATAATGAAAAGTAATCCGAATACAATTATTGCTTCTATTATATTAATTATAATCGTTGCTTTGTTAATATTTGTTGGATACAAACGCAGAAAATTAAACGAAGAATAA